A window from Vulcanimicrobium alpinum encodes these proteins:
- a CDS encoding M50 family metallopeptidase has protein sequence MTPEKLIVFLLTLSVLVILHEYGHFLLARRNGVRVTDFALGMGPTLLKWTSKRSGTNYRLNLLPIGGYCQMRGEDGKSNEAEQQRAFRGGHEYDADNFQAKTPLQRLSIVLAGPIMNFIVALVLLIGGAIAFGIPGAAPSTQIFQLLPGQPADRAGLRSGDRIVAVNGRAMTDGNVLVDTIHHSTGKLLHVEYVRDGVTRAVDVTPVRAKSPDGTMEGHLGFTPATLPHRVAPPEAVSYAVSYFTFVVKSTLGSLGALVTHPSTVIGQVQGPIGMARVSAQAQDFGPFVFITLAAMISISLGVFNLLPIPALDGGRGVFILVEMLRGKPVDPEKEALVHVGGFAVLIALMLAVSYHDVSAALAGHAAF, from the coding sequence ATGACGCCAGAGAAACTGATCGTTTTCCTGCTGACCCTCTCGGTGCTGGTGATCCTGCACGAGTACGGCCACTTCTTGCTCGCCCGCCGCAACGGCGTCCGGGTGACCGATTTCGCGCTGGGGATGGGCCCGACGCTCCTGAAGTGGACGTCGAAGCGGAGCGGGACCAACTACCGGCTCAACCTGCTCCCGATCGGCGGCTACTGCCAGATGAGGGGTGAGGACGGGAAGAGCAACGAGGCCGAGCAGCAACGCGCCTTCCGCGGCGGTCACGAGTACGACGCCGACAACTTCCAGGCGAAAACGCCGCTCCAGCGGCTTTCGATCGTGCTGGCCGGTCCGATCATGAACTTCATTGTCGCCCTGGTCCTGCTGATCGGGGGCGCGATCGCGTTCGGGATCCCGGGTGCCGCCCCGTCCACCCAGATCTTCCAGCTGCTCCCCGGCCAGCCGGCCGACCGAGCCGGGCTGCGCTCGGGCGACCGGATCGTCGCGGTCAACGGCCGCGCGATGACCGACGGCAACGTCCTGGTCGACACGATCCATCACTCCACCGGGAAACTGCTCCACGTCGAATACGTCCGCGACGGCGTCACGCGCGCCGTCGACGTGACCCCGGTGCGCGCGAAGAGTCCCGACGGGACGATGGAAGGGCATCTCGGCTTCACCCCCGCGACGCTCCCGCACCGGGTCGCGCCGCCCGAAGCCGTCAGTTACGCCGTCTCGTACTTCACGTTCGTCGTGAAGTCGACGCTGGGGTCGCTCGGCGCGCTGGTCACCCACCCGTCGACGGTCATCGGGCAGGTGCAGGGACCGATCGGGATGGCGCGCGTCTCGGCGCAGGCCCAGGACTTCGGGCCGTTCGTCTTCATCACGCTGGCGGCGATGATCTCGATCTCGCTGGGGGTCTTCAACCTGCTCCCGATCCCCGCGCTCGACGGCGGCCGCGGGGTGTTCATCCTGGTCGAGATGCTGCGCGGAAAGCCGGTCGACCCGGAGAAGGAAGCCCTGGTCCACGTCGGCGGCTTCGCGGTGCTGATCGCGCTGATGCTCGCCGTATCGTATCACGACGTCTCCGCAGCCCTCGCCGGACACGCCGCGTTCTAA
- a CDS encoding isoprenyl transferase: MDPVATLLRPPRGVTLDPMRMPHHVAIIMDGNRRWARSRRLPAIEGHRRGIVALREVTRAASDWGIPMLTVYGFSTENWKRDSTEISLLLDLCVYFAQNELDELHRNNVRVQIIGRYEQLPSASRDALDRLVAKTTANSGLVLNLAVNYSARSELRDAVARMMADVQSGTLAPDAIEEDTIASYLTTAGMPDPDLLIRPGGESRLSNFLLYQVAYAELVLRETFWPDFSRDHFAEAIAEFQLRQRRFGGA, translated from the coding sequence ATGGATCCCGTCGCCACCCTGCTGCGGCCGCCGCGCGGCGTCACCCTCGATCCCATGCGGATGCCGCATCACGTGGCGATCATCATGGACGGGAACCGACGCTGGGCGCGCTCGCGCCGCCTCCCCGCGATCGAAGGGCACCGGCGCGGGATCGTCGCCCTGCGCGAGGTCACCCGCGCGGCGAGCGACTGGGGCATCCCGATGCTCACCGTCTACGGCTTCTCGACCGAGAACTGGAAGCGCGACTCGACCGAGATCTCGCTGCTGCTCGACCTGTGCGTCTACTTCGCGCAGAACGAACTCGACGAGCTGCATCGCAACAACGTGCGCGTGCAGATCATCGGCCGCTACGAGCAGCTCCCGTCCGCCTCGCGCGACGCGCTCGACCGGCTGGTCGCGAAGACGACCGCGAACAGCGGTCTGGTGCTCAACCTCGCGGTCAATTACAGCGCGCGCAGCGAACTGCGTGACGCCGTCGCCCGGATGATGGCCGACGTGCAGTCCGGTACGCTCGCACCCGACGCGATCGAAGAAGACACGATCGCGTCGTATCTCACGACGGCGGGGATGCCCGACCCCGATCTGCTGATCCGGCCCGGCGGCGAGTCGCGGCTCTCGAACTTTCTGCTCTATCAAGTCGCGTACGCGGAGCTCGTGCTGCGCGAGACGTTCTGGCCCGATTTTTCACGCGATCACTTCGCCGAGGCGATCGCGGAGTTTCAACTGCGTCAGCGCCGGTTCGGCGGCGCATGA
- the dxr gene encoding 1-deoxy-D-xylulose-5-phosphate reductoisomerase, with protein MTRGGDFVKRVAILGSTGSIGRQALDVIARHPERFEVVGLAAGRNVELLADQIARFRPRVVSAGDSAGATELAVRLDAAGLRIHGSLFGKDRDVERIAHGADGLHAVACESGAEIVLAATDGAVAFDAVFAAVDRGIDIALANKELIVAAGELLVEHARRSGANLLPVDSEHSAIFQCLAGAPRDRVAAIVLTASGGPFWERRREEMADATVADALAHPTWQMGVKNTIDSATLMNKGLEVIEASKLFGLPGGQVHVLVHRTSVAHGFVVFTDGNVVGQLASPDMRLPIGYALAYPDRLTDRRFTDPLAAVGGETGAAATTLSFQRPDLERFPCLRLAYDALALGGTAPAVVSAANEVAVNAFVAGDLRFGHIAACIETTLNRVGSTKLSLEAVRDADRAARDAASTFVAERTEGTSKRA; from the coding sequence ATGACGCGGGGTGGTGATTTCGTGAAGCGGGTCGCGATTCTCGGGTCGACCGGGAGCATCGGGCGACAGGCTTTGGACGTGATCGCGCGCCACCCGGAACGGTTCGAGGTGGTCGGGCTCGCTGCGGGTCGCAACGTCGAACTCCTCGCCGATCAGATCGCGCGCTTTCGGCCGCGCGTCGTCTCCGCCGGCGATTCCGCCGGCGCGACCGAACTCGCGGTCCGCCTCGACGCGGCCGGCCTGCGCATCCACGGCTCGCTCTTCGGCAAGGATCGAGACGTCGAGCGGATCGCGCACGGCGCCGACGGACTGCACGCCGTCGCGTGCGAGTCGGGCGCCGAGATCGTGCTCGCGGCGACCGACGGCGCGGTCGCGTTCGACGCCGTCTTCGCGGCGGTCGATCGCGGCATCGACATCGCGCTGGCGAACAAAGAACTGATCGTCGCCGCCGGCGAGCTGCTCGTCGAGCACGCGCGCCGCAGCGGGGCGAACCTGCTCCCGGTCGACAGCGAACACTCCGCAATCTTCCAGTGCCTCGCCGGCGCGCCGCGCGACCGCGTCGCCGCGATCGTACTCACCGCCTCGGGCGGCCCGTTCTGGGAGCGCAGGCGCGAGGAGATGGCCGACGCGACCGTCGCGGACGCGCTGGCGCACCCGACCTGGCAGATGGGCGTGAAGAACACGATCGACTCCGCGACCTTGATGAACAAGGGCCTCGAGGTGATCGAAGCATCGAAGCTGTTCGGGCTTCCCGGGGGCCAGGTTCACGTGCTCGTCCACCGGACCTCGGTCGCGCACGGCTTCGTCGTGTTCACCGACGGGAACGTCGTCGGCCAGCTCGCGTCGCCCGACATGCGCCTCCCGATCGGCTACGCGCTGGCCTATCCCGACCGGTTGACCGACCGTCGGTTCACCGACCCGCTCGCCGCGGTCGGGGGCGAAACCGGCGCCGCCGCGACGACGTTGAGCTTTCAACGGCCCGACCTCGAGCGTTTCCCCTGCCTGCGCCTGGCGTACGACGCCCTAGCGCTCGGCGGGACGGCGCCCGCGGTCGTGTCGGCTGCGAACGAGGTTGCGGTGAACGCGTTCGTGGCAGGGGATCTGCGCTTCGGTCACATCGCCGCCTGCATCGAAACCACCCTGAATCGGGTCGGTAGCACCAAGCTGAGTCTCGAGGCCGTCCGCGACGCCGACCGAGCCGCGCGCGACGCGGCAAGCACGTTCGTCGCCGAACGCACCGAGGGAACGTCCAAGAGAGCATGA
- a CDS encoding phosphatidate cytidylyltransferase produces the protein MTTTTSAAATASSAPTPEPAVGLRRVVIGLLLAVVGLGCVAYAPLFSLLVLLIASGCLYEFAGLSARKGPQLEVPVAMAAVWAYVALTHFGLIHRYEGILLAGTVIVALATATFTADAGYFARSGYTLLGVLYIGKLLSYFIAIRALHDGALWTVWAIVLVAFTDIFAMLVGTVIGRHQLTRLSPKKTVEGAVGGFAAALVAGAAIVLIPGGHLAWWQGAIVGAITSIAAQAGDLVESALKRDAKVKDAGSLISGHGGVLDRFDSYIFGGIAFYFALYVIGAISQNRLTS, from the coding sequence ATGACGACCACGACGTCGGCGGCTGCGACGGCATCATCGGCCCCGACGCCGGAGCCTGCCGTCGGCCTTCGCCGCGTCGTCATCGGGCTGCTGCTCGCCGTCGTCGGCCTCGGATGCGTCGCGTACGCGCCGCTGTTCTCGCTGCTCGTCCTGCTGATCGCGAGCGGGTGTCTCTACGAGTTCGCGGGGCTCTCCGCGCGCAAAGGTCCGCAGCTCGAGGTTCCGGTCGCTATGGCGGCGGTGTGGGCGTACGTCGCGCTCACGCACTTCGGGCTGATCCACCGCTACGAAGGGATTCTGCTCGCCGGCACGGTCATCGTCGCGCTCGCGACGGCGACGTTCACCGCCGACGCGGGCTACTTCGCGCGCAGCGGCTATACGCTGCTCGGCGTGCTGTACATCGGGAAACTCCTCTCGTACTTCATCGCGATCCGCGCGCTCCACGACGGGGCACTGTGGACCGTGTGGGCGATCGTGCTGGTCGCGTTCACCGATATCTTCGCGATGCTGGTGGGGACGGTGATCGGGCGGCACCAGCTCACGCGGCTCTCGCCGAAGAAGACCGTTGAGGGCGCGGTCGGAGGCTTCGCCGCGGCGCTCGTCGCGGGGGCCGCGATCGTGCTGATCCCCGGCGGGCATCTGGCGTGGTGGCAGGGCGCGATCGTCGGCGCGATCACCTCGATCGCCGCGCAGGCCGGCGATCTCGTTGAGAGCGCGCTCAAGCGCGATGCGAAGGTGAAGGACGCGGGTTCGCTGATCTCCGGCCACGGCGGCGTCCTCGACCGCTTCGACTCGTATATCTTCGGCGGCATCGCGTTCTACTTCGCGCTGTATGTGATCGGCGCGATCTCGCAGAACCGTCTCACCTCATGA